Proteins encoded by one window of Arachis hypogaea cultivar Tifrunner chromosome 1, arahy.Tifrunner.gnm2.J5K5, whole genome shotgun sequence:
- the LOC112784344 gene encoding serine/threonine-protein kinase SRK2I: MDRAAVTVGPGMDMPIMHDSDRYDLVRNIGSGNFGIARLMQDKQTKELVAVKYIERGDKIDENVKREIINHRSLRHPNIVRFKEVILTPTHLAIVMEYASGGELFERICNAGRFSEDEARFFFQQLISGVSYCHAMQVCHRDLKLENTLLDGSPAPRLKICDFGYSKSSVLHSQPKSTVGTPAYIAPEVLLKQEYDGKIADVWSCGVTLYVMLVGAYPFEDPSEPKDFRKTIQRILSVQYSIPDFVQISPECRHLISRIFVFDPAERITMSEIWNHEWFLKNLPTDLMDEKIMGNQFEEPDQPMQSIDTIMQIISEATIPAAGAYSLDQFMADNIDMDDDIDELESESELDIDSSGEIVYAI, from the exons ATGGATCGGGCGGCGGTTACCGTCGGACCCGGCATGGACATGCCGATCATGCACGACAGCGACCGTTACGATCTGGTCCGTAACATTGGGTCCGGAAACTTCGGCATCGCAAGATTGATGCAGGATAAGCAGACCAAGGAGCTCGTTGCTGTTAAATATATCGAACGCGGCGACAAG ATTGATGAAAATGTCAAGAGAGAAATCATTAATCACAGGTCTTTGAGACACCCTAACATTGTTAGGTTTAAGGAG GTTATTTTAACACCTACGCATCTGGCCATTGTAATGGAATATGCATCTGGAGGAGAACTGTTTGAGCGAATCTGCAATGCTGGGCGCTTCTCTGAGGATGAG GCTCGTTTCTTCTTTCAACAACTCATATCTGGGGTCAGCTACTGCCATGCAATG caagtttGTCACCGGGACCTGAAGTTGGAGAACACTTTGCTGGATGGAAGCCCAGCACCACGTTTGAAGATATGCGATTTTGGCTACTCCAAG TCTTCGGTGCTTCATTCACAACCAAAGTCAACAGTCGGCACTCCTGCTTATATAGCTCCAGAAGTATTGCTGAAGCAAGAGTATGATGGCAAG ATTGCAGATGTCTGGTCGTGTGGAGTAACTTTATATGTGATGCTAGTGGGAGCATATCCTTTTGAAGATCCTAGTGAACCAAAGGATTTCAGGAAGACAATTCAG AGAATTCTCAGTGTCCAGTATTCCATTCCAGACTTTGTTCAGATATCTCCTGAATGTCGCCACCTTATCTCAAGGATCTTTGTTTTTGACCCTGCAGAG AGAATCACGATGTCTGAGATCTGGAACCATGAATGGTTTTTGAAGAATCTGCCGACAGATCTGATGGATGAGAAGATAATGGGCAACCAATTTGAAGAGCCAGACCAACCAATGCAGAGCATTGATACGATCATGCAGATAATATCAGAAGCTACCATACCAGCAGCTGGGGCCTATTCCTTAGACCAGTTTATGGCAGATAACATTGACATGGATGATGACATAGATGAATTAGAATCCGAATCTGAGCTTGATATAGATAGCAGTGGGGAGATAGTGTATGCCATATAA